Proteins encoded together in one Opisthocomus hoazin isolate bOpiHoa1 chromosome 27, bOpiHoa1.hap1, whole genome shotgun sequence window:
- the LOC142364575 gene encoding perilipin-3-like gives MATSEPGTEQPKVEEQQSIGARVASLPLVSSACGMVSAAYACTKESHPYVQSVCDAAEKGVKTLAVAAVSGAQPILTKLEPQISTANEYACKGLEKLEEKLPILQQPTEKLISDTKQLVTSTVTGAKDVLTSTVAGAKDAVTSGVTGVMDMTKGAVQGSVELTKSAVSSGVSTVMGSTVGQMVVSGMGSVLEKSEELVDHYLPVTDEELAKLATAVEGFETEQQKQQQSYFVRLGSLSAKLRHRALQHSLGKLQSARRSSQDLLAQLQRTLDLVEQLKQGMDQKLQGGQEKLQQMWTEWSKKQPGGGKDLVPPEAVESGTLALLQGLTQQLQSSCQPLVSSLQGLPASIQDTAGQVRHNVEELRAALTSTASLQDVTGSVLAQARAHATKARQLMDELVEHVAHNTPLTWLVGPFTPSGQHLMDLEMK, from the exons atggcCACCAGCGAGCCCGGGACGGAGCAGCCCAAGGTGGAGGAGCAGCAG AGCATCGGGGCGCGGGTGGCCAGCCTGCCGCTGGTGAGCTCGGCCTGCGGCATGGTCTCGGCGGCGTACGCCTGCACCAAGGAGAGCCACCCCTACGTCCAGTCCGTCTGCGACGCCGCCGAGAAGGGGGTGAAGACGCTGGCGGTGGCGGCGGTCAGCGGGGCGCAGCCCATCCTCACCAAGCTGGAGCCGCAga TTTCCACCGCCAATGAATACGCCTGcaaagggctggagaagctggaggagaagctgcccatcctgcagcagcccacagagaag CTCATCTCGGACACGAAGCAGCTGGTGACATCCACAGTGACGGGGGCCAAGGACGTCCTGACCAGCACTGTGGCTGGGGCCAAGGACGCGGTGACCAGCGGGGTGACGGGGGTGATGGACATGACCAAAGGGGCCGTGCAGGGCAGCGTGGAGCTGACCAAATCCGCGGTGAGCAGCGGCGTCAGCACCGTCATGGGCTCGACTGTGGGCCAGATGGTGGTGAGCGGGATGGGCTCTGTGCTGGAGAAGTCGGAGGAGCTGGTGGACCATTACCTGCCCGTGACGGATGAGGAGCTGG CCAAGCTGGCCACGGCCGTGGAGGGCTTTGAAacggagcagcagaagcagcagcagagctactTCGTGCGCCTGGGCTCCCTCTCGGCCAAGCTGCGGCACCGAGCCCTCCAGCACTCGCTGGGCAAGCTGCAGAGCGCCCGCCGCAGCAGCCAGGACCTGCTGGCCCAGCTCCAGCGCACCCTCGACCTG GTGGAGCAGCTCAAGCAGGGCATGGACCAGAAgctgcagggagggcaggagaagctgcagcagatGTGGACGGAGTGGAGCAAGAAGCAACCGGGTGGTGGCAAGGACCTGGTGCCACCGGAG GCGGTGGAGTCGGGcaccctggccctgctgcagggcTTGACGCAGCAGCTCCAGAGCTCCTGCCAGCCCTTGGTGTCCAGCCTCCAGGGCCTCCCTGCCAGCATCCAGGACACGGCCGGGCAGGTCCGGCACAACGTGGAGGAGCTGCGGGCGGCTCTCACCTCCACCGCCTCCCTCCAGGACGTGACGGGCAGCGTGCTGGCCCAAGCCCGTGCCCACGCCACCAAAGCCCGTCAGCTGATGGACGAGCTGGTGGAGCACGTGGCCCACAACACCCCGCTGACCTGGCTGGTGGGACCCTTCACCCCCTCGGGCCAGCACTTGATGGACCTGGAGATGAAGTAG
- the LOC142364577 gene encoding perilipin-3-like isoform X2: protein MSAESAAPVEDGHEVKVRGARRLGEGAAGSAGGSPPCPLPGQSVGSRVASLPLVSSACGMVSAAYASTKESHPYVQSVCDAAEKGVKTLAVAAVSGAQPILTKLEPQISTANEYACKGLEKLEEKLPILQQPPQRVVAGTRELVASVTGLARDAVRGGVERTRWALGAVVGSGVDRLLAKGVDVALGTSEELLERYLPGTDKELATAAGVEVASPARQSCFVRVGSLSAKLRRRVLRRLLGELQRAWRSTQRVLAQLHHVFELIKQGWQGVDGPLDGAQRHLHRVWLGWSQQDAVPVEDTKVKARTLATLRGLLRHLHAAFTRLAAGARLFPSGLQQTAGRVRHSAAGVRASLCRARSFHDLSGLVLAQSRETVTRAQLSVEELLEHVGQHAPLPWLVGPFAPALVEYPEDVPVQMAKWEGCVTVGGTHGVPAPPRLRSRR, encoded by the exons ATGTCGGCCGAAAGCGCCGCGCCGGTGGAGGATGGGCACGAAGTGAAGGTCAGGGGTGCAAGGaggcttggggagggggctgcgggcagcgctgggggctcaccgccgtgccccctccccgggcagagcGTGGGGAGCCGGGTGGCCAGCCTGCCGCTGGTGAGCTCGGCCTGCGGCATGGTCTCGGCGGCGTACGCCTCCACCAAGGAGAGCCACCCCTACGTCCAGTCCGTCTGCGACGCCGCCGAGAAGGGGGTGAAGACGCTGGCGGTGGCGGCGGTCAGCGGGGCGCAGCCCATCCTCACCAAGCTGGAGCCGCAga TTTCCACCGCCAACGAATACGCCTGcaaagggctggagaagctggaggagaagctgccCATCCTGCAGCAGCCCCCGCAGAGG gTGGTGGCAGGGACCAGGGAGCTGGTGGCATCCGTGACGGGCCTGGCGCGGGACGCGGTGCGGGGTGGCGTGGAGAGGACGCGGTGGGCGCTGGGCGCCGTGGTGGGCTCCGGCGTGGACCGGCTGCTGGCCAAGGGGGTGGACGTGGCGCTGGGGACatcggaggagctgctggagcgatACCTGCCCGGGACAGACAAGGAGCTGG CGACGGCGGCGGGCGTCGAGGTGGCCTCGCCGGCGCGGCAGAGCTGCTTCGTCCGCGTGGGCTCGCTCTCGGCCAAGCTGCGGCGCCGAGTCCTGCGGCGCTTGCTGGGTGAGCTGCAGCGGGCATGGCGCAGCACCCAGCGCGTCCTGGCCCAGCTCCACCACGTCTTCGAGCTG ATCAAGCAGGGGTGGCAGGGCGTGGATGGGCCCCTGGACGGCGCCCAGCGGCATCTCCACCGCGTGTGGCTGGGGTGGAGCCAGCAGGATGCTGTGCCCGTGGAGGACACCAAG GTGAAGGCGCGGACGCTGGCCACGCTGCGCGGGCTCCTGCGCCATCTCCACGCCGCCTTCACCCGCCTGGCCGCCGGCGCCCGCCTGTTCCCCAGCGGCCTGCAGCAGACGGCGGGACGCGTCCGGCACAGCGCGGCGGGCGTGCGGGCGTCCCTCTGCCGCGCCCGCTCCTTCCACGACCTCTCGGGCCTGGTGCTGGCGCAGAGCCGGGAGACGGTGACGCGGGCGCAGCTGAGCGtcgaggagctgctggagcacgTCGGGCAGCACGCGCCCCTGCCCTGGCTCGTGGGACCCTTCGCCCCCGCGCTGGTCGAGTACCCCGAGGACGTCCCCGTCCAGATGGCCAAGTGGGAGGGTTGCGTCACCGTGGGGGGGACGCACGGGGTACCCGCTCCCCCGCGGCTCCGCAGCCGGCGCTGA
- the LRG1 gene encoding leucine-rich alpha-2-glycoprotein — translation MMPPGWILLLSLLLLDPAAPCSPQPNATRFVCTEPTLSTFPTGLPAATVAVSVEFTALAALPPTALAGLPRLQELHLASNRLATLPEALLRPTPALRVLDLTGNLLADLPAGIFASAQHLRHLVLRENRLRVLEPAWFRHLPWLEWLDLAANALAEVPPAVFRPLRSLRSLDLSHNRLASLAPAALAGLRALERLDLEGNRLGTLPAAAFAPAPALRLLFLQDNELRALPAGVFHPLRHLRVLDLARNRLRALELPPRAPGPALDLDISGNPWACGCRLLALLRRATPRLSGARQTLCASPAPLRGREVAAVSRDGDTGCKEEGDGQRAPEP, via the coding sequence ATGATGCCACCAGGCTGGAtcctgctgctgtcactgctgctgctggacccTGCCGCGCCGTGCTCCCCCCAGCCCAATGCCACCCGCTTCGTCTGCACCGAGCCCACCCTCAGCACCTTCCCCACCGGGCTGCCCGCGGCCACCGTAGCCGTCTCGGTGGAGTTCACGGCGCTGGCCGCCCTCCCGCCCACCGCCCTGGCCGGGCTgccgcggctgcaggagctgcaccTCGCCTCCAACCGCCTGGCCACCCTCCCCGAAGCCCTCCTGCGCCCCACGCCCGCCCTGCGCGTCCTCGACCTGACGGGCAACCTCCTGGCCGACCTCCCCGCCGGCATCTTCGCCAGCGCCCAACACCTCCGGCACTTGGTGCTGCGGGAGAACCGGCTGCGGGTGCTGGAGCCCGCCTGGTTCCGGCACCTTCCGTGGCTGGAGTGGCTCGACCTGGCCGCCAACGCCTTGGCCGAGGTGCCGCCGGCAGTTTTCCGCCCGCTGCGTTCCCTCCGGAGCCTGGATCTGTCCCACAACCGCCTGGCATCGCTGGCGCCGGCCGCGCTGGCCGGGCTGCGGGCGCTGGAGCGGCTCGACCTGGAGGGCAACCGGCTGGGcacgctgcccgccgccgccttcgcgcccgcgcccgccctgcgcctcctcttcctccaagaCAACGAGCTGCGGGCGCTGCCCGCCGGCGTCTTCCACCCCCTGCGTCACCTCCGCGTCCTCGACCTGGCGCGCAACCGGCTGCGGGCGCTGGAGCTGCCGCCgcgggcccccggccccgcgttGGACCTCGACATCTCGGGCAACCCCTGGGCCTGCGGGTGccggctgctggcgctgctgcgGCGGGCGACGCCGCGGCTCTCCGGCGCCCGCCAGACCCTCTgcgccagccccgcgccgctccgGGGACGGGAGGTGGCCGCCGTGAgccgggatggggacacgggCTGTAAGGAGGAGGGGGACGGGCAGCGCGCCCCGGAGCCCTAG
- the LOC142364577 gene encoding perilipin-3-like isoform X1: protein MSAESAAPVEDGHEVKSVGSRVASLPLVSSACGMVSAAYASTKESHPYVQSVCDAAEKGVKTLAVAAVSGAQPILTKLEPQISTANEYACKGLEKLEEKLPILQQPPQRVVAGTRELVASVTGLARDAVRGGVERTRWALGAVVGSGVDRLLAKGVDVALGTSEELLERYLPGTDKELATAAGVEVASPARQSCFVRVGSLSAKLRRRVLRRLLGELQRAWRSTQRVLAQLHHVFELIKQGWQGVDGPLDGAQRHLHRVWLGWSQQDAVPVEDTKVKARTLATLRGLLRHLHAAFTRLAAGARLFPSGLQQTAGRVRHSAAGVRASLCRARSFHDLSGLVLAQSRETVTRAQLSVEELLEHVGQHAPLPWLVGPFAPALVEYPEDVPVQMAKWEGCVTVGGTHGVPAPPRLRSRR, encoded by the exons ATGTCGGCCGAAAGCGCCGCGCCGGTGGAGGATGGGCACGAAGTGAAG agcGTGGGGAGCCGGGTGGCCAGCCTGCCGCTGGTGAGCTCGGCCTGCGGCATGGTCTCGGCGGCGTACGCCTCCACCAAGGAGAGCCACCCCTACGTCCAGTCCGTCTGCGACGCCGCCGAGAAGGGGGTGAAGACGCTGGCGGTGGCGGCGGTCAGCGGGGCGCAGCCCATCCTCACCAAGCTGGAGCCGCAga TTTCCACCGCCAACGAATACGCCTGcaaagggctggagaagctggaggagaagctgccCATCCTGCAGCAGCCCCCGCAGAGG gTGGTGGCAGGGACCAGGGAGCTGGTGGCATCCGTGACGGGCCTGGCGCGGGACGCGGTGCGGGGTGGCGTGGAGAGGACGCGGTGGGCGCTGGGCGCCGTGGTGGGCTCCGGCGTGGACCGGCTGCTGGCCAAGGGGGTGGACGTGGCGCTGGGGACatcggaggagctgctggagcgatACCTGCCCGGGACAGACAAGGAGCTGG CGACGGCGGCGGGCGTCGAGGTGGCCTCGCCGGCGCGGCAGAGCTGCTTCGTCCGCGTGGGCTCGCTCTCGGCCAAGCTGCGGCGCCGAGTCCTGCGGCGCTTGCTGGGTGAGCTGCAGCGGGCATGGCGCAGCACCCAGCGCGTCCTGGCCCAGCTCCACCACGTCTTCGAGCTG ATCAAGCAGGGGTGGCAGGGCGTGGATGGGCCCCTGGACGGCGCCCAGCGGCATCTCCACCGCGTGTGGCTGGGGTGGAGCCAGCAGGATGCTGTGCCCGTGGAGGACACCAAG GTGAAGGCGCGGACGCTGGCCACGCTGCGCGGGCTCCTGCGCCATCTCCACGCCGCCTTCACCCGCCTGGCCGCCGGCGCCCGCCTGTTCCCCAGCGGCCTGCAGCAGACGGCGGGACGCGTCCGGCACAGCGCGGCGGGCGTGCGGGCGTCCCTCTGCCGCGCCCGCTCCTTCCACGACCTCTCGGGCCTGGTGCTGGCGCAGAGCCGGGAGACGGTGACGCGGGCGCAGCTGAGCGtcgaggagctgctggagcacgTCGGGCAGCACGCGCCCCTGCCCTGGCTCGTGGGACCCTTCGCCCCCGCGCTGGTCGAGTACCCCGAGGACGTCCCCGTCCAGATGGCCAAGTGGGAGGGTTGCGTCACCGTGGGGGGGACGCACGGGGTACCCGCTCCCCCGCGGCTCCGCAGCCGGCGCTGA